A region from the Muribaculum gordoncarteri genome encodes:
- a CDS encoding WbuC family cupin fold metalloprotein: MIIDDKLLNQVSQQARKSERLRMNYNLHESLDAKAQRLFNALEPGTHLPVHRHRHTAETYILLRGLINVMFYDSEGNETERFTLNPSEGNYGVHIPSGQWHTLEVIEPSVIFEVKDGPYTPLSPDDIMSIKR, encoded by the coding sequence ATGATTATCGACGATAAGCTTCTGAATCAAGTTTCGCAACAGGCCCGCAAATCTGAGCGGCTGCGAATGAACTACAACCTTCATGAATCGCTCGATGCAAAGGCACAACGTCTTTTCAACGCGCTCGAACCGGGGACACATCTACCGGTACACCGTCATCGCCACACTGCCGAAACCTACATCTTGCTTAGGGGACTGATCAATGTCATGTTCTACGACTCCGAGGGCAATGAAACCGAACGGTTCACATTGAATCCATCGGAGGGCAACTACGGAGTGCACATTCCGTCAGGCCAATGGCACACTCTCGAGGTCATCGAGCCGTCGGTGATATTCGAGGTGAAGGACGGCCCCTACACTCCCCTCTCACCCGACGACATAATGTCCATCAAGCGCTAG
- a CDS encoding MraY family glycosyltransferase, translated as MTYLIISVILMAAELAYFKLADRFNIIDKPNLRSSHTTITLRGGGIVFYFGAMAYFIVSHGAYPWFMLGLTMIAAVSFVDDLHSMPNRIRLMIQFIAMLLMFHQLGFLTLESWWISIAALIVCTGIINAYNFMDGINGITGAYSIAILIPLAIVNSHIGFIDRSMIYIIGISVLVFCIFNFRKRARCFAGDVGSVSIAFILLFMLGALIMATGQVWYLIFFAVYGVDSVLTIIHRLMLHENIFKPHRKHAYQIMANELGMPHTLVSTIYFALQTTISLGALYLHINEWVYFISVIAVLSAGYTVFQRKYFHLHLEYLKSKNKL; from the coding sequence ATGACCTATCTGATAATCTCCGTCATCCTCATGGCGGCCGAACTGGCATACTTCAAACTCGCCGACCGATTCAATATAATAGACAAGCCGAATCTTAGGTCGTCACACACCACAATAACACTTAGAGGAGGAGGCATAGTCTTCTATTTCGGTGCTATGGCCTACTTCATTGTGTCGCACGGCGCCTATCCGTGGTTTATGCTGGGACTGACGATGATTGCCGCTGTAAGCTTCGTCGACGACCTTCATTCGATGCCAAACCGCATCAGGCTGATGATTCAGTTCATAGCCATGCTCCTGATGTTTCACCAACTCGGATTCCTGACACTTGAGTCCTGGTGGATTTCAATCGCGGCATTGATTGTGTGTACAGGAATAATAAACGCCTACAACTTCATGGATGGCATAAACGGAATAACGGGTGCCTATTCGATTGCCATACTGATTCCACTGGCAATCGTGAACAGTCACATTGGATTCATCGACCGGTCAATGATTTATATAATCGGCATTAGCGTGCTCGTATTCTGCATATTCAATTTCCGAAAAAGGGCACGATGCTTCGCAGGCGATGTGGGTTCGGTGTCGATAGCCTTCATTCTGCTGTTCATGCTGGGAGCGCTGATAATGGCCACCGGGCAGGTTTGGTATCTCATTTTCTTTGCCGTATACGGAGTCGACTCCGTCCTGACCATAATCCACCGACTGATGCTGCATGAGAACATATTCAAGCCACACCGCAAACACGCCTATCAGATTATGGCCAATGAGCTTGGGATGCCCCATACTTTGGTGTCGACAATATACTTCGCATTGCAGACCACGATATCACTTGGGGCTCTCTATCTACACATCAACGAATGGGTCTACTTCATTTCGGTGATCGCAGTCCTGTCGGCCGGATATACAGTTTTCCAACGGAAATATTTCCATCTGCACCTCGAATATCTGAAATCTAAAAATAAATTATGA
- a CDS encoding NAD-dependent epimerase/dehydratase family protein: MKSLLITGIHGFVGTNLVKALKNHYDIYGLDIISPEQDGVIRTFSWDDLENNKIPRVDAIIHLAGKAHDTKNKSAADVYFKVNTDLTKKVFDYFTTHKSIEKFIFFSSVKAAVDRVPGEILTEDVTPCPVGPYGESKVRAEEYILARLSDEPAAYTGRDVIIMRPCMIHGPGNKGNLNLLYGVISKGIPWPLGAFDNRRTFTSIDNLTFVIGRILSSHMESGIYNMADDEALSTNELIRVMCKAMDKKARIIKLPRGIINASARIGDVLHLPLNTFRLDKLTESYVVSNDKIKKALGIDRMPVRAYDGLTHTIKSFISK, from the coding sequence ATGAAATCGCTTCTTATTACCGGCATACACGGGTTTGTCGGCACAAATCTTGTCAAGGCACTAAAAAATCATTACGATATCTACGGCCTTGACATCATAAGCCCCGAGCAGGACGGTGTCATAAGGACATTCTCTTGGGACGACCTTGAAAATAACAAAATTCCTCGGGTCGATGCCATAATCCATCTCGCAGGCAAGGCCCATGACACTAAGAACAAGTCGGCGGCCGATGTGTATTTCAAAGTTAACACCGACCTCACTAAAAAAGTATTCGATTACTTCACGACTCATAAATCCATTGAAAAATTCATTTTCTTCAGCTCGGTAAAGGCGGCCGTTGACAGGGTTCCCGGCGAGATACTCACCGAGGATGTGACGCCATGTCCCGTCGGACCTTATGGAGAGAGCAAGGTGCGCGCCGAGGAATACATCCTTGCACGACTGAGTGACGAGCCCGCAGCCTACACCGGCCGAGATGTGATAATCATGCGCCCCTGCATGATTCACGGACCGGGCAACAAGGGCAACCTCAATCTGCTCTACGGTGTAATCAGCAAAGGAATTCCCTGGCCTCTGGGGGCATTTGACAACCGACGGACATTCACATCCATTGACAATCTAACATTCGTAATCGGTCGCATCCTCTCATCACACATGGAAAGCGGCATATACAACATGGCTGACGACGAAGCCCTATCCACCAACGAACTCATCAGGGTAATGTGCAAAGCCATGGACAAAAAAGCCCGCATAATAAAACTCCCGCGCGGAATAATCAATGCATCGGCACGAATTGGCGATGTGCTGCATCTGCCTTTGAACACATTCCGACTTGACAAGCTGACCGAAAGCTATGTCGTGTCAAACGACAAGATAAAGAAGGCCTTAGGAATTGACCGAATGCCGGTGAGAGCCTATGACGGCCTGACCCATACCATTAAGAGTTTCATTTCAAAATAG
- a CDS encoding glycosyltransferase family 4 protein, with amino-acid sequence MKLLIVTPHFYPENFKVNDMAFELQKRGHDVSVMTAIPDYPEGRFYKGYGIFKKRRESINGVKVHRSLIIPRHSGSSFWLAMNYLSYTFFASLKSLWFGIAKKYDAIIVHEPSPILVGIPAVIIKKLQKIPVHFWVLDLWPESLTAAGGITNKNIIYPFEKLTKWIYDNCTTLMIGSKGYEKSICNKGDFKDKIEFFPNWVEDSLESQKMIDVPKLPKGFNVVIAGNMGDAQDLPHIMETARMLKGSNIRFNFIGDGRKREYVENYARENGLMNNIFCLGRYPLEAMPAFFAQADILFMALKDTPIFALTVPSRLQAYMSSGKPVVAMINGEGADTIREADCGWSVPAGDSEQLANLLKHLSTLNKDELTQKGANGKEYSRKYYDFTKCINHLEKIIGTGL; translated from the coding sequence ATGAAGCTTCTCATTGTCACACCACATTTTTATCCCGAGAATTTCAAAGTCAACGACATGGCATTTGAACTTCAAAAGAGAGGCCATGATGTAAGTGTAATGACAGCAATTCCCGATTATCCCGAAGGACGCTTTTACAAAGGTTACGGAATATTCAAAAAGCGCAGAGAATCAATAAATGGAGTGAAAGTCCATAGGTCGCTAATTATTCCCCGCCATTCAGGCAGTTCTTTTTGGCTTGCTATGAACTATCTTTCCTACACATTCTTCGCATCCTTAAAGAGCCTTTGGTTTGGTATCGCTAAAAAGTATGATGCAATAATAGTTCATGAGCCATCACCAATTCTCGTTGGGATTCCGGCGGTAATAATAAAAAAGTTACAGAAAATACCTGTCCATTTTTGGGTGCTCGACCTTTGGCCCGAAAGTCTTACAGCTGCCGGAGGCATAACAAACAAAAATATCATATATCCGTTTGAAAAGCTCACCAAATGGATATATGATAATTGTACGACCCTCATGATAGGATCTAAAGGATATGAGAAATCAATCTGTAATAAAGGTGACTTTAAGGACAAAATCGAATTTTTTCCAAATTGGGTAGAAGATTCATTGGAGTCGCAAAAGATGATTGATGTTCCAAAACTCCCTAAAGGATTCAACGTAGTTATCGCCGGTAACATGGGTGACGCTCAGGATTTGCCACATATAATGGAAACTGCTCGAATGCTTAAAGGGAGTAACATAAGATTCAATTTTATAGGTGATGGCCGAAAACGAGAATATGTCGAAAATTATGCACGCGAAAATGGCCTTATGAATAACATATTCTGCCTCGGAAGATATCCCCTTGAAGCCATGCCTGCATTTTTTGCCCAAGCCGACATACTATTCATGGCGTTGAAGGACACTCCTATATTCGCATTGACAGTCCCATCACGATTACAAGCTTATATGTCCTCGGGAAAGCCTGTCGTAGCGATGATAAATGGGGAAGGAGCCGATACTATTCGAGAAGCCGATTGCGGCTGGAGTGTACCGGCAGGAGATTCAGAGCAACTTGCCAATCTTCTCAAGCATCTTTCAACATTGAACAAGGATGAACTAACGCAGAAGGGAGCTAACGGCAAAGAATACAGTCGAAAATACTACGACTTCACAAAGTGCATCAATCATCTCGAAAAAATAATCGGAACTGGATTATGA